GAGATCATTCGTTTTTAGCCTTATTGTCATTGTATTCCATCACACCCATACCTTCACTCACTGAACGCTTATAAGCTATCCTTTCGCTTAATAGATTATCCATTAAAAACACGCTTTCATTAGCGTTATTTTGGTTGATGAAATCAATGAGGGCTTTTTTCTCTTTAAGAGTGGGGATAGTAGGGATGCGATTCATCACAATACAAGCTTTCAAATTTTCATTCAACGCTTGGATGTCTCTAATCCTTTCTAGCATGTCTAATAACACTGCTGTGTCTAGTTGGCTTGGCGTGGTGGGTATTAGCACCCAATCGCTCAATAGCATAGCCCTTTGGCTTTCTTTGGAATGTTCGCCTTTAGTGTCAATAAGGATGTATTCGTATTTATCCGTCATCTGTTTTAAGGTGTCTGTGATATTACCTGTGCGATTAAAGAGCGTGAAATTAGGCAAACTTGTTTCACTCCTAATATTGTTAAACACTTCCAAACTCTTTTGGCTATCAGTGTCTAATGCGGCAATATCTTTCTTGTCTAGCAATAATTGAACGCACAAGTTCAAGCATAAAGTGGATTTACCGCTCCCTCCTTTTTCGTTAGCTATGGTGATTATCATCGCTTATTCCTTTAGAATTTTGTTAAATATATTTTAAATATAAATAGCTTAAAAGTATATAAAATAGAAAAACTTAATACTATATTATTGTAAATAGTTATGTTATCTGTTAGTTCTTTTTAAAATGGTTAGTAAAATTTTATTAGTGGTGGTTTTTTAGGGTGTTTTTTAAAAGGGAAAAATTTAGAGAAAAAGAATATTAAAAGGCGTTACGCCAAATTCAATAACATTATTTAAACACATGTTATTGAAAGCATTAGTGAAACTCACATCCCCATGTCGTAATCATCATTGACCGCTTTTTTCATTGGGTTATACGCTTCTTGGTTGGCTTATTCCTCCTTGTTGTGGTGTGAAGCGCTAAAAATAGACCCTTTATTTTTGAACAATCGCATCATTCAATGT
This is a stretch of genomic DNA from Helicobacter pylori. It encodes these proteins:
- a CDS encoding ParA family protein — encoded protein: MIITIANEKGGSGKSTLCLNLCVQLLLDKKDIAALDTDSQKSLEVFNNIRSETSLPNFTLFNRTGNITDTLKQMTDKYEYILIDTKGEHSKESQRAMLLSDWVLIPTTPSQLDTAVLLDMLERIRDIQALNENLKACIVMNRIPTIPTLKEKKALIDFINQNNANESVFLMDNLLSERIAYKRSVSEGMGVMEYNDNKAKNE